A window of the Miscanthus floridulus cultivar M001 chromosome 14, ASM1932011v1, whole genome shotgun sequence genome harbors these coding sequences:
- the LOC136505957 gene encoding cytochrome P450 81Q32-like, giving the protein MEISQQPLLLASLLLLFVWLLLQASPRKQRTNGQGRHIPSPPAFPVLGHLHLLKKPLHRSLAALATRYDTEGAGLLHLRFGAKRVLLVTSPSVAEECFTVHDVALADRPGLASRRVLTQDCPAIAMCSYGPLWRQLRRLATVHALCAHRLAATSGARDAEARAMAAKLLRRAEAGPVAVKAAAYEFAANVIMAMVAGTRMTGDQVRRFREMTEAGLAAAGAANRHDSLPVLRMLDFGRTRRRLAGIAEARRQFGQSILDDYRRRRHRHPGGADDDAGERETARTVLGDLLRQQQEEQSPEHLDDVVIRSVCLSLLQGGTDTTASTIEWAMALLLTNPSAAKKATAEIDSVVGTSRLLQESDLAGLPYLRCIVSETLRLYPLAPNHVPHEASRDCVVASGHAVARGTMVLVDVFSMQRDPAVWGERPEEFVPERFMDGGSGVGGRRDGGSSRWMMPFGMGRRKCPGEGLALRMVGVTLGVMMQCFEWEPDGGKEVDMSEGSGLTMPMATPLVAVCRPRANMESLLKAL; this is encoded by the exons ATGGAGATCTCACAGCAACCCTTGctcttagcctctcttcttctgcTCTTCGTGTGGCTGTTGCTCCAGGCTTCACCTCGCAAGCAGCGCACTAATGGCCAAGGCCGGCACATCCCAAGTCCGCCGGCGTTTCCCGTCTTgggccacctccacctcctcaagaAGCCGCTGCACCGCTCCCTCGCCGCGCTGGCGACCCGCTACGACACCGAAGGCGCGGGCCTCCTCCACCTCCGGTTCGGCGCCAAGCGAGTGCTCCTCGTCACCTCCCCGTCCGTCGCCGAGGAGTGCTTCACCGTCCACGACGTGGCGCTCGCGGACCGCCCAGGGCTCGCGTCGCGCCGGGTCCTGACGCAGGACTGCCCCGCCATCGCCATGTGCAGCTACGGCCCGCTGTGGCGCCAGCTCCGGCGGCTCGCCACGGTGCATGCGCTCTGCGCGCACCGCCTGGCCGCCACGTCCGGCGCGCGCGACGCCGAGGCGCGCGCCATGGCGGCCAAGCTCTTGCGGCGCGCCGAGGCCGGGCCCGTCGCCGTGAAGGCGGCGGCGTATGAGTTCGCGGCCAACGTGATCATGGCCATGGTCGCCGGGACGCGCATGACGGGGGACCAGGTGCGACGGTTCAGGGAGATGACGGAGGCCGGGCTCGCGGCCGCTGGCGCGGCGAACCGGCACGACTCCCTGCCGGTTCTCCGGATGCTGGACTTCGGGAGGACGAGAAGGAGGCTCGCCGGCATCGCCGAGGCACGGCGACAGTTCGGCCAGAGCATCCTCGACGACTACAGGCGGCGGCGTCACCGTCACCCCGGCGGCGCAGACGACGATGCTGGGGAGAGGGAGACCGCGAGGACGGTGCTCGGGGACCTGCTCcggcagcagcaggaggagcagTCGCCGGAGCATCTCGACGACGTGGTCATTCGCTCCGTGTGCCTG AGTTTGCTACAAGGAGGGACAGACACAACAGCGAGCACAATCGAGTGGGCCATGGCGTTGCTGCTCACCAACCCGTCCGCCGCCAAGAAAGCGACGGCGGAGATCGACTCCGTCGTGGGCACGTCCCGTCTGCTGCAGGAATCCGACCTCGCCGGCCTCCCCTACCTCCGGTGCATCGTCTCCGAGACGCTCCGGCTATACCCTCTCGCGCCGAACCACGTCCCACACGAGGCGTCGCGCGACTGCGTGGTCGCCAGCGGCCACGCCGTCGCGCGCGGCACCATGGTGCTGGTCGACGTGTTCTCCATGCAGCGGGACCCTGCCGTGTGGGGGGAGCGGCCGGAGGAGTTCGTGCCGGAGCGGTTCATGGACGGCGGCAGCGGTGTAGGTGGCCGGAGAGATGGTGGGAGCAGCAGGTGGATGATGCCGTTCGGGATGGGCCGGCGGAAGTGCCCCGGCGAGGGCCTCGCTTTGAGGATGGTCGGAGTCACGCTGGGGGTTATGATGCAGTGCTTTGAGTGGGAACCGGATGGAGGGAAGGAGGTGGACATGAGTGAGGGCTCCGGTCTCACCATGCCCATGGCCACGCCTCTTGTGGCCGTGTGCCGTCCACGTGCAAACATGGAGTCACTGCTCAAGGCTCTCTAG